A single Methanospirillum lacunae DNA region contains:
- a CDS encoding CheR family methyltransferase, whose protein sequence is MPETLLTEDLQRVYRFVNERIGFAYAPDRMSDLERGFITACRDLGLIDPASCMQALNDPTKASAVEEALVKNLTIGETYFFRDKKLFLHLRDHLLPDLIRTRRISGKYLRIWSAACSTGEEAYSLAILINYLLPDLIDWDVTILASDINPGSLHVAEKGVYSRWSFREESPVPINGHVIPSKDGRFKISDLIKKMVKFSRINLINDHYPSPMTGTMKMDLIFCRNVLMYFSSELAAGVVDRLHSSLVENGWLIVSPQEISYAQHPGFIQVKRNSIFLFRKGIEEEQKNPTTFEDNPIPVKDEIVLDSISDSGFQDPSLQKTVQNIPKLFLPERSKSSINSNPDSLLYHDEVNQAVNTTIVKSIGPEILIQEGRLAEAEFRLQEDQNPTPKTLVIMGMLAKKYADKGDLDHALGWCDRILAIDPLFAGAYHLKAIIHQNRDDIPAAIQSLRQALYAEPDYIPAHLMLGSFLGAEGRGSEARRHYQIALDILSSMADDMPVDETDGMPVIRIREMVQMLLAGVSSR, encoded by the coding sequence ATGCCTGAAACTCTGTTAACAGAAGATTTACAGCGAGTATACAGGTTCGTCAATGAAAGGATTGGGTTTGCATATGCCCCAGATCGGATGTCTGATCTTGAACGGGGATTTATTACAGCTTGCCGGGATCTCGGACTCATCGATCCAGCTTCCTGTATGCAGGCTCTCAATGATCCAACAAAGGCATCTGCTGTTGAAGAGGCACTTGTAAAAAACCTCACCATTGGGGAGACATACTTTTTCAGGGATAAAAAACTCTTTCTACATCTTCGCGATCATCTACTGCCAGATCTTATCAGGACACGAAGAATTTCTGGAAAGTATCTTCGTATCTGGTCTGCAGCATGCAGTACAGGCGAAGAGGCATATTCACTTGCTATTCTCATTAATTACCTGCTCCCGGATCTCATTGATTGGGATGTTACCATCCTTGCATCAGACATAAACCCGGGATCTCTACATGTCGCCGAAAAAGGTGTATATTCCAGATGGTCTTTCAGAGAAGAATCACCTGTTCCTATAAATGGGCATGTCATCCCATCTAAAGATGGAAGATTCAAAATTTCAGATCTTATCAAAAAAATGGTCAAATTCAGTCGGATCAATCTTATCAATGATCACTATCCCTCTCCGATGACCGGGACGATGAAGATGGACCTCATCTTCTGCCGCAATGTTCTCATGTACTTTTCATCAGAACTTGCGGCAGGTGTAGTTGATCGTCTTCACTCATCACTCGTAGAGAATGGATGGCTCATAGTGAGTCCCCAGGAAATAAGTTATGCACAACACCCGGGTTTTATTCAGGTGAAAAGGAACTCTATTTTTTTGTTTAGAAAAGGAATTGAAGAAGAACAGAAAAATCCAACCACATTTGAAGATAATCCAATACCTGTTAAAGATGAGATAGTTCTGGATAGTATTTCGGATTCAGGTTTTCAGGACCCAAGCCTGCAAAAAACCGTTCAAAATATTCCGAAACTCTTTCTACCCGAGCGATCCAAATCATCAATTAACTCAAACCCCGACTCATTATTATATCATGATGAAGTGAATCAGGCAGTTAATACCACTATTGTAAAATCCATCGGTCCAGAAATACTTATTCAGGAAGGTAGACTTGCCGAAGCTGAATTCCGATTACAGGAAGATCAAAACCCAACCCCGAAAACTCTAGTGATCATGGGGATGCTTGCTAAAAAATATGCAGATAAAGGAGATTTGGATCATGCACTCGGTTGGTGCGATCGAATTCTTGCCATAGATCCTCTCTTTGCAGGAGCATACCACCTCAAGGCAATAATCCATCAGAATCGGGATGATATCCCTGCTGCAATTCAATCACTGAGACAAGCATTGTATGCAGAACCGGATTACATACCCGCCCACCTGATGCTTGGGAGTTTCCTGGGAGCAGAGGGTAGAGGGTCTGAAGCCAGAAGACATTATCAGATAGCACTGGATATCCTCTCATCCATGGCTGATGACATGCCCGTGGATGAAACAGATGGAATGCCAGTAATTCGTATCAGGGAAATGGTACAGATGCTCCTTGCAGGGGTGTCATCTAGATGA
- a CDS encoding replication factor C small subunit, which yields MDETHAIWIEKYRPRKLADIVGQPEIIERLRSYVSKGEMPHLLFTGSAGVGKTTAAVSLAREFFGDDWQMNFRELNASDERGIDVVRTQIKQFARTSPFGNSSFKILFLDEADALTNDAQSALRRTMETYAQTCRFILSCNYSSKIIDPIQSRCAIYRFRPLSKAAITEMVSRISIDQNLQVSSEVVDAIFYVAQGDMRKAINALQGAAILDREIEPAMIYAITATARPDEIEDLILLCLAGNFEGAGRVLDQLLHDRGIAPQELIGQLYRAIIKRDLSEGLKVRLIDHLGETDFRLSEGASSDIQMQSLIAKFVICGKGS from the coding sequence ATGGATGAGACTCATGCAATATGGATAGAAAAATACCGGCCACGAAAACTGGCTGATATTGTAGGTCAGCCCGAAATCATAGAGAGGTTGAGATCTTATGTCAGTAAAGGCGAGATGCCCCATCTCTTATTCACAGGTAGTGCAGGGGTTGGGAAAACAACTGCAGCAGTCTCACTGGCAAGGGAATTTTTTGGCGATGACTGGCAGATGAATTTCAGGGAGCTGAATGCATCTGATGAACGTGGTATCGATGTTGTTCGGACTCAAATCAAACAGTTTGCCAGGACTTCCCCTTTTGGTAACTCATCATTTAAGATCCTCTTCCTCGACGAAGCAGATGCCTTAACAAATGATGCACAATCTGCACTACGCAGAACCATGGAGACATATGCACAAACGTGCAGGTTTATCCTCTCCTGTAACTATTCCTCTAAAATAATCGATCCAATCCAGAGCAGATGCGCAATCTACCGATTCAGACCACTTTCTAAAGCAGCAATTACAGAAATGGTCTCACGGATTTCAATAGATCAAAACCTACAAGTCAGTTCAGAAGTGGTAGATGCTATCTTCTATGTTGCACAGGGAGATATGCGTAAAGCCATTAATGCACTTCAAGGTGCCGCAATCCTTGACAGGGAGATCGAGCCCGCGATGATCTATGCAATAACAGCAACGGCACGACCTGATGAGATCGAAGATTTGATCCTTCTCTGTCTTGCGGGTAATTTCGAAGGAGCTGGAAGGGTTCTGGACCAGTTGCTTCATGACCGGGGAATCGCTCCACAGGAACTTATCGGGCAACTCTACCGGGCAATCATAAAGCGGGATCTTTCTGAAGGATTGAAAGTACGGTTAATTGATCATCTTGGAGAGACAGATTTCAGACTTTCCGAAGGAGCATCAAGTGATATCCAGATGCAATCTCTGATCGCAAAATTTGTGATATGTGGAAAAGGTAGTTGA
- a CDS encoding chemotaxis protein CheW, producing the protein MAEFLIFMVAGKFFGIPVSVAAHVVRMVEITRISSDTQAVAGIINYHGSIIPVFSLRSRFILPEKPLDPADLLIITSGAGRMAAMIAEQVVGVKTIEDDLIESDAVLPGMTGIQGVVKTPDGMILITDPDRFLLPDEERALSVALIQEEGKT; encoded by the coding sequence ATGGCAGAATTCCTCATCTTCATGGTAGCCGGCAAATTTTTCGGCATTCCAGTATCGGTTGCTGCCCATGTCGTGAGGATGGTTGAAATTACCCGGATTTCATCCGATACTCAGGCAGTTGCAGGGATTATTAATTATCACGGGTCAATTATTCCCGTTTTTTCCCTCCGTTCCCGATTCATACTTCCAGAGAAACCACTTGATCCTGCCGATCTTTTAATAATAACTTCAGGAGCGGGAAGGATGGCGGCCATGATCGCAGAACAAGTGGTCGGAGTTAAAACGATAGAGGATGATCTCATTGAATCTGACGCGGTTTTACCTGGAATGACCGGGATACAGGGAGTGGTAAAGACGCCGGATGGTATGATCCTGATAACAGATCCTGATAGATTCCTGCTTCCTGATGAGGAAAGAGCACTCTCTGTTGCTCTCATACAAGAGGAAGGTAAAACCTGA
- a CDS encoding tetratricopeptide repeat protein yields MKIRGIALIMALTLLLCFTAGVSAAENTSTTELFEKGNLSLQQEKYGDAISAFKQVVELDPKDATAWFKLGGSYLQNGNFSDAYYSYQNATTINPDYGDAWAMVGYTLLYAMIPPDAKGALSALEKAQSTLKDDVGVKINLGIANLLSGNTDEATKIFEEITQADPKNERAWYWLGITRSDSGKLEEGLEAYTKAVEIKPDYKDAWFAKGDVEGYLGKSNESETSFNKLLDIKGDYAEPFKSAEANDAEVYYRLGVIQYNNNNLEEASKDFDKAIELDPTNHNALYYKGRIQFDQNDFTGARTSFNKALALKSDFANAQYWLARVDLKEKQYEAGIEGLKNATSTDSNLTDAWYFLGGVQGDTGAFEDAVASFTKLTEISPQFADAWYFKGIDEYQLLKLDETKDSLEHALNLTSTTFTPDMQANAWWILGMINTENGDSEAAASSFNQTVALNSTNSPGWNAYAISLNDLKKYDEALNAVEQAISIDKVPEYYYNKGAILRNMNQTEEAIKAYDEAIALDPQPRVYMSKGMAQMKLGQDDKAVESFDAGLKLDETLAVLWYNKAGALYNLGKYDEAITAVDKALELDSSYEVAQKLKEQLLTKTGGSDNTTPSERFNSASDEKLNITQSVGATPTRATSDFTSSSKKST; encoded by the coding sequence ATGAAGATCCGCGGAATAGCGTTGATCATGGCACTGACACTCCTGCTCTGTTTCACTGCAGGAGTTTCCGCTGCCGAAAATACCTCAACAACAGAGTTGTTTGAGAAAGGTAACCTGTCTCTGCAACAGGAGAAATACGGAGATGCAATCTCTGCATTTAAACAGGTTGTAGAACTTGATCCAAAAGATGCCACTGCCTGGTTTAAACTGGGAGGCTCTTACCTTCAAAACGGTAACTTTTCAGATGCCTATTATTCATATCAGAATGCTACCACAATCAATCCAGACTATGGCGATGCATGGGCAATGGTTGGATATACACTTCTGTATGCAATGATTCCACCTGATGCAAAAGGCGCTCTTAGTGCACTTGAAAAGGCACAATCAACCCTGAAAGATGATGTTGGAGTCAAGATCAACTTGGGAATCGCAAATCTGCTTTCAGGCAACACTGATGAAGCAACAAAGATTTTTGAAGAAATTACCCAGGCTGATCCAAAGAATGAACGTGCCTGGTACTGGCTCGGTATTACCAGGTCTGACAGCGGTAAATTAGAAGAGGGTCTTGAAGCATATACCAAGGCTGTTGAGATCAAACCGGACTACAAAGATGCATGGTTTGCAAAAGGTGATGTTGAAGGATACCTGGGAAAATCCAATGAGTCAGAAACCTCATTCAATAAACTGTTAGACATTAAAGGTGACTACGCAGAGCCATTCAAATCTGCTGAAGCAAATGATGCAGAAGTCTACTACCGGCTTGGAGTTATTCAATATAATAACAACAACCTCGAAGAGGCATCTAAAGACTTTGACAAGGCCATTGAACTAGATCCAACCAATCATAACGCTTTGTATTACAAGGGGCGTATTCAGTTTGATCAGAACGATTTCACAGGTGCAAGAACTTCATTTAACAAGGCCCTTGCCCTCAAGAGTGATTTCGCCAATGCGCAGTATTGGCTTGCACGTGTGGATCTAAAAGAAAAACAGTATGAGGCTGGAATTGAAGGGCTCAAGAACGCAACTTCTACCGATAGCAACCTCACTGATGCATGGTATTTCCTTGGAGGAGTTCAGGGAGATACAGGCGCATTTGAGGATGCAGTTGCATCATTCACAAAGCTCACAGAAATAAGCCCACAGTTCGCCGATGCCTGGTACTTCAAAGGAATTGACGAATACCAATTGCTTAAACTTGATGAAACTAAGGACTCACTTGAGCATGCCCTGAATCTAACGTCTACAACTTTCACTCCAGATATGCAGGCAAATGCATGGTGGATTCTTGGTATGATTAACACCGAGAATGGTGACTCAGAAGCTGCAGCATCATCTTTCAACCAGACTGTTGCACTTAATTCAACCAACAGTCCAGGTTGGAATGCTTATGCAATCTCACTGAATGACCTTAAAAAGTATGATGAAGCACTCAACGCAGTAGAACAGGCAATTTCCATAGATAAAGTTCCTGAATACTACTACAACAAAGGAGCTATTCTCAGAAACATGAACCAGACCGAAGAGGCAATTAAGGCATATGATGAGGCAATCGCACTCGATCCACAACCACGTGTCTATATGTCCAAAGGTATGGCCCAGATGAAACTCGGACAGGATGATAAAGCAGTAGAATCATTCGATGCAGGACTGAAACTTGATGAAACACTAGCTGTCCTCTGGTACAACAAGGCTGGAGCATTATATAACCTCGGAAAATATGATGAAGCAATAACAGCAGTTGATAAAGCTCTCGAACTTGATTCATCCTACGAAGTAGCACAAAAACTCAAAGAGCAACTCTTAACAAAGACGGGTGGTTCAGATAACACCACACCTTCAGAGAGATTTAACTCAGCATCAGACGAAAAACTGAATATAACACAGAGTGTAGGGGCGACACCGACCCGCGCTACATCTGACTTTACTAGCTCTTCAAAGAAGAGCACATAA
- a CDS encoding tetratricopeptide repeat protein, translating to MNDHEKDLIMLRAVEHAKKLEYEKSIACIDQILTEVPDDSLALFNKGFTLRMAGHLEKAQVIFNKLIQISPHTPGAHHQLGLIALENNELTRALSYFSQETKIHPFSSDAWLELGTTMFKLGRFREAKVALQQGSVFDPENSQIWDQLGLCSQREGDLKEAIRSFDRALEISPGEELTLYHKARLLEQMGERASEINCYDELIKNNPESIYPWLKKGLALMLNEDYGQSLNCFSIAARLDNPGHMPYLLKGLVLAIQGRYEEAIPCLEKAHTISPTEPDIILQLGRALGSAERPQEALAAFNQVLEIRPDSLDALEGKVRALFQLEEWEELCRICEEYRIRDPKNYVWYQFEAKVKGWHTGKQDEAMNLLEEGRSMIPDDEHLDLAIADLAADTGRIEMSIAILKDALSHNQERVSCLYRLAKLSIDQGEHQEAVKVLEDLHRIRPDDPHILHLSGQTYEKLGQLDTALERVTSALVINPDEPELWLSHARILLEIGEMNDALISSHQATDLLEDCYDAWVIRGRSEIECGKFRDACKSLTRASGIEPENTESWRLLGDALISDREGQAACIAYDKALALDFSDHSSREGKIHALLFLGEWEAAINEYNAALSLKGDNFWDLYGKGMVLMDIEREEEAQACLERSERFCLNDPKALFALGNAWADLTDFSRADKFYALSLDSDPENPEVWNMRGHTLRDAGDHEEAIRCFEKAMDLDPEDGDSYLSKESCMRILKGEETAPQIIMKNHDSIMKNVE from the coding sequence ATGAATGATCATGAAAAAGACCTGATAATGTTAAGGGCTGTCGAGCATGCCAAAAAATTAGAATATGAAAAGTCGATTGCATGTATAGACCAGATATTAACAGAGGTTCCAGATGATTCACTAGCTCTATTCAACAAAGGGTTTACTCTGCGCATGGCAGGGCATTTAGAGAAAGCACAGGTAATTTTTAATAAACTCATTCAGATATCACCGCATACCCCGGGCGCTCATCATCAACTCGGTTTAATAGCATTAGAAAATAATGAACTCACCCGTGCTCTCTCTTACTTTTCTCAGGAAACAAAAATTCATCCGTTCTCTTCTGATGCCTGGCTAGAGCTTGGCACGACGATGTTTAAGCTCGGTCGATTCAGAGAAGCAAAGGTAGCACTTCAGCAAGGTTCGGTTTTTGATCCGGAAAATTCTCAAATATGGGATCAACTGGGTCTGTGTTCCCAGAGAGAAGGAGATCTAAAAGAAGCTATCAGGTCTTTTGATCGTGCGCTTGAAATATCTCCGGGAGAAGAACTAACACTTTATCACAAAGCACGACTTCTCGAACAGATGGGAGAAAGAGCATCTGAAATTAATTGTTATGATGAACTCATCAAAAACAATCCAGAGAGTATTTACCCATGGCTTAAAAAAGGGCTTGCCCTAATGCTGAATGAAGATTATGGACAATCACTTAACTGTTTTTCAATCGCTGCAAGGCTTGATAACCCAGGTCATATGCCCTATCTTCTCAAAGGATTAGTTCTGGCAATACAGGGAAGATATGAAGAAGCAATTCCTTGCCTTGAAAAGGCACACACCATATCACCAACAGAACCAGACATAATACTTCAATTAGGAAGGGCACTTGGATCTGCTGAACGGCCACAGGAAGCATTGGCTGCATTTAACCAGGTATTAGAGATAAGACCTGATTCGTTGGATGCACTTGAGGGAAAGGTTAGGGCACTTTTCCAGCTTGAAGAATGGGAAGAACTCTGTCGTATATGCGAAGAGTACCGTATTAGGGACCCTAAAAATTATGTTTGGTATCAATTTGAAGCTAAAGTAAAAGGTTGGCATACAGGAAAACAAGATGAAGCAATGAATCTGCTTGAAGAAGGTAGATCTATGATTCCTGATGACGAACATCTTGATCTCGCCATAGCAGATTTAGCTGCTGATACGGGCAGAATCGAGATGTCAATTGCAATTCTAAAAGATGCATTGTCTCATAATCAAGAGAGGGTGTCATGTCTTTACCGTCTTGCAAAGCTTTCTATTGATCAGGGGGAACATCAGGAAGCAGTTAAAGTCCTTGAAGACCTTCACAGGATACGGCCTGATGATCCACATATACTTCATCTTTCAGGGCAGACCTACGAAAAACTAGGCCAACTGGATACCGCACTTGAGCGGGTTACTTCAGCTCTTGTAATAAATCCTGATGAACCTGAACTTTGGCTTTCACATGCCAGAATATTACTTGAAATCGGTGAGATGAATGATGCACTCATTTCCTCTCATCAGGCAACAGATTTATTAGAAGACTGTTACGATGCATGGGTAATCAGGGGACGATCTGAGATCGAATGTGGCAAATTCCGTGATGCATGCAAGAGTCTCACTCGTGCATCTGGAATTGAACCTGAAAATACCGAAAGTTGGAGACTTCTTGGTGATGCCCTTATTTCGGATCGGGAGGGACAGGCTGCCTGTATTGCATACGATAAAGCACTAGCACTGGATTTTTCCGATCACTCTTCCAGGGAAGGAAAGATCCATGCACTTCTCTTTCTTGGGGAATGGGAGGCAGCAATCAATGAATATAATGCTGCGCTGTCTTTGAAAGGTGATAACTTTTGGGATCTCTATGGCAAAGGGATGGTCTTAATGGATATTGAGAGAGAAGAAGAGGCACAAGCCTGTCTTGAGCGATCAGAAAGATTCTGTTTAAACGATCCAAAAGCACTCTTTGCACTTGGAAATGCATGGGCAGATCTTACTGACTTTTCCCGTGCAGATAAATTTTATGCCCTTTCACTTGATTCAGATCCAGAAAATCCCGAAGTCTGGAATATGCGGGGTCATACACTCCGCGATGCCGGAGATCATGAAGAAGCAATCCGTTGTTTTGAAAAAGCGATGGACCTAGATCCTGAAGATGGAGATTCATATTTAAGCAAAGAGTCTTGCATGAGAATCCTGAAAGGGGAGGAGACTGCACCACAGATCATCATGAAAAATCATGATTCTATTATGAAGAACGTAGAATAG
- a CDS encoding alpha/beta hydrolase codes for MIVPVSGTNYLIQATTSFILVGIVKDPFTLFIETPIDEYCQYLKAGDLVVISAPEGGEVRQALILLELVLTWHVPLLVLPSGHPGSCRLKMVVSAGDQIVMNCLIQRGTHPEQTVICSSEELAGMEIRSHTDGIEISRLPGGVNLYKITNDGRSELIETEI; via the coding sequence ATGATTGTTCCTGTTTCAGGCACCAACTATTTGATACAGGCTACAACATCCTTTATTCTCGTTGGCATTGTCAAGGATCCGTTTACACTTTTTATTGAGACCCCAATTGATGAGTACTGCCAGTATCTGAAGGCTGGTGACCTTGTTGTTATTTCTGCTCCTGAAGGAGGAGAAGTAAGGCAGGCATTGATTTTGCTTGAATTAGTCTTGACCTGGCATGTCCCACTACTGGTTCTTCCTTCAGGTCATCCCGGATCATGTAGGCTTAAAATGGTTGTCTCAGCCGGAGACCAGATCGTAATGAATTGTTTGATTCAGCGTGGAACCCATCCTGAACAGACTGTCATCTGTTCTTCAGAGGAACTTGCCGGAATGGAGATTAGATCCCATACAGATGGTATTGAAATATCAAGATTACCTGGGGGGGTAAATCTCTATAAAATAACAAACGATGGTCGTTCTGAATTGATTGAGACAGAAATATAA
- a CDS encoding chemotaxis protein CheW: MNDSLHEIQSFSTNDFTNLSSTDILTQRARDLAAPRVEYQEDKSGTEVLEFLLSGEIYVIGMEYIREVALLKEITYIPGTPPFILGIISLHGSILSIVDLRIVLGMPPKGLTDFNRIIVLSNNVMTFGILADAIVRTRTINTDQISRPPPTISGLEAAYLIGVLPGPIMIIDARALLSNPGMIVGDE; encoded by the coding sequence ATGAATGATAGCCTTCATGAAATCCAATCATTCTCTACAAATGATTTCACGAATCTCTCATCAACAGATATCCTAACGCAACGAGCACGTGATCTCGCTGCTCCGAGAGTTGAATATCAGGAAGACAAATCAGGAACTGAAGTTCTGGAATTTCTCCTCTCTGGGGAAATATATGTAATTGGTATGGAATATATCAGAGAAGTGGCCTTGTTAAAAGAGATAACGTATATTCCGGGAACCCCACCGTTTATTCTTGGTATCATCAGTCTTCATGGATCAATACTCTCAATTGTAGATCTTCGTATCGTTCTTGGCATGCCCCCCAAAGGATTGACGGATTTTAACCGTATCATAGTACTATCAAATAATGTGATGACATTCGGGATACTTGCTGATGCTATTGTTAGAACACGAACAATAAACACTGATCAGATAAGCAGACCACCACCTACGATCAGCGGACTAGAAGCCGCATATTTGATAGGTGTTCTCCCTGGTCCGATAATGATAATTGACGCCAGGGCACTCCTCTCAAACCCGGGAATGATCGTGGGAGATGAATAA
- a CDS encoding response regulator, with protein sequence MTRVLYIDDEPSLLTLTRIYLKEEADLDVDIAASAEEGLDLLKKNVYDAIISDYDMPDIDGIDFLKQVRNYDVTIPFIIFTGKGREEVAIEALNNGADFYIQKGGDPRTIFTELANAIRHLVRRTQAERTALQIEQHLVAFLNALPDIAYIKGPDLKYLLINKAYQKYLGLSSDHDAVGKTDDELLSPILTSLSGKSDEIILNSNEPYSVTANSDGKTYHIQKFPLSFPSGLTGIGGIIREIEEHTTRETNLSEPEDRF encoded by the coding sequence ATGACTCGTGTTCTATACATTGATGATGAGCCTTCTCTTCTCACACTTACTCGGATCTACCTTAAGGAAGAAGCAGACTTGGATGTGGATATTGCAGCATCTGCAGAAGAAGGGTTAGATCTACTTAAAAAAAATGTATACGATGCCATAATCTCGGATTACGATATGCCTGATATTGATGGAATTGATTTTTTAAAACAGGTTCGTAATTATGATGTTACAATCCCCTTTATTATCTTTACTGGGAAAGGACGAGAAGAAGTTGCCATAGAAGCCCTCAATAATGGGGCCGATTTTTATATTCAAAAAGGTGGAGACCCCCGCACAATCTTTACTGAATTGGCGAATGCAATTCGTCATCTGGTTCGGAGAACTCAAGCTGAACGGACAGCTCTCCAGATAGAACAGCATCTGGTTGCATTCCTTAATGCCTTACCCGATATAGCTTATATCAAAGGACCTGATTTAAAGTACTTACTCATCAACAAGGCATATCAGAAGTATCTTGGTCTATCATCTGATCATGATGCAGTGGGAAAAACCGATGATGAACTTCTTTCTCCAATACTAACTTCACTTTCAGGAAAATCTGATGAGATCATTCTGAATAGTAACGAGCCCTATTCAGTTACAGCAAATTCTGATGGCAAAACTTATCATATCCAGAAATTCCCTCTCTCATTCCCATCTGGATTGACCGGTATTGGTGGAATTATTCGCGAGATTGAGGAGCATACTACACGTGAAACCAATCTTTCTGAACCTGAAGATCGATTCTAA
- a CDS encoding GIY-YIG nuclease family protein, producing the protein MVAGQEPTLQDLSREIHQNPELVWTIDPDRNSRGGITEYNPWERFPNKNGLMLHEWGEGPFCRFRIPGRFRDRSGIYILVAGGKITFVGWCQNLVQRMNQHYGTISPRKCYEGSEPENCLVNHRILEVSKKKQKVMIYLIQDGEPDLCDHIITTLLPVWNLDLE; encoded by the coding sequence ATGGTGGCAGGACAGGAACCAACGCTTCAGGATCTATCACGTGAAATTCATCAGAATCCGGAACTCGTCTGGACCATTGATCCTGACCGGAATTCCCGCGGAGGAATAACAGAATATAATCCATGGGAGAGATTCCCTAATAAAAACGGTTTAATGCTTCATGAGTGGGGTGAAGGACCATTCTGTCGGTTCAGGATACCGGGGCGGTTTAGAGATCGATCAGGGATTTATATTCTGGTGGCAGGCGGAAAAATCACCTTCGTGGGTTGGTGCCAGAACCTTGTTCAGCGCATGAATCAGCATTATGGAACTATCTCTCCAAGAAAATGTTATGAAGGTTCAGAACCTGAGAATTGTCTTGTGAATCATCGCATTCTTGAGGTATCAAAAAAGAAACAGAAGGTTATGATTTACCTGATCCAGGATGGTGAACCGGACCTATGCGATCATATCATTACAACCCTCCTTCCTGTATGGAATCTGGACCTTGAATAA